One window of the Streptomyces sp. ITFR-21 genome contains the following:
- a CDS encoding ricin-type beta-trefoil lectin domain protein: MRFTFTRARRGGWKRAFILVPVVTVTAAATLAVTLNAEAAVPPTPSGFTLTWSDDFNGASGTGIDQSLWKYDTGPGSNFGTGEIETMTSSTSNVYYDGQGHLVLQAQHSGSDPRSGWTSGRVETQAATFGAPAGGVVRIESVLQQPNVTTANGAGYWPAFWMLGAPLRDGVTWPKSGEVDIMEDINGRSSDFSTIHCGVSPGGPCNESSGIGSGERACSGCQTGFHDYAAEIDRSVSPEQIRFYLDGNNFYTVSANQVDATTWSDAIDHPFFIIYDLAIGGGFPDAFGGGPNADTVSGGKLVIDSVAVYNKGPGSGGGGGSVTGQTITGPGGKCVDVAGDDTGGDGTAVQLWDCQSAAKDQHWTWSGQTLQTLGKCLDIAGGNSAAGTQLQLATCNSGGYQSWVRQPDGTLRNPTSGRCIDSPSDATANGTRLRIWDCNGSDAQRFAIGTPIYGPGGKCVDVAGDDTGGDGTAVQLWDCLQATSLDQKWTWSGQTLRTLGKCLDIAGGVNAAGTKLQLATCNGGGYQNWVANTDGSLSNPTTGRCVDSPSDATANGTRLQIWDCNGSAAQKFALA; encoded by the coding sequence ATGCGCTTCACCTTCACAAGAGCACGGCGCGGCGGGTGGAAGAGAGCGTTCATCCTGGTTCCCGTCGTCACGGTCACGGCGGCGGCCACCCTCGCCGTGACGCTGAACGCCGAGGCGGCAGTGCCCCCGACACCGTCCGGCTTCACACTCACCTGGAGCGACGACTTCAACGGCGCGTCCGGCACCGGCATCGACCAGAGCCTGTGGAAGTACGACACCGGGCCGGGCAGCAACTTCGGCACCGGTGAGATCGAGACCATGACGAGCAGCACGTCGAACGTCTACTACGACGGCCAGGGCCACCTGGTGCTCCAGGCCCAGCACTCCGGTTCCGACCCGCGGAGCGGATGGACGTCCGGCCGTGTGGAGACCCAGGCGGCGACCTTCGGCGCCCCGGCGGGCGGAGTCGTCCGCATCGAGTCCGTCCTCCAGCAGCCCAACGTCACCACCGCCAACGGCGCGGGCTACTGGCCGGCGTTCTGGATGCTCGGCGCACCGCTGCGCGACGGTGTGACCTGGCCGAAGTCCGGCGAGGTCGACATCATGGAGGACATCAACGGCCGCAGCTCCGATTTCAGCACCATCCACTGTGGCGTGAGCCCGGGGGGGCCGTGCAACGAGTCGAGCGGCATCGGCTCGGGTGAACGCGCCTGTTCCGGCTGCCAGACCGGCTTCCACGACTACGCGGCGGAGATCGACCGCTCGGTGTCGCCGGAGCAGATCCGGTTCTACCTGGACGGGAACAACTTCTACACCGTCAGCGCCAACCAGGTGGACGCGACCACCTGGTCCGACGCGATCGACCACCCGTTCTTCATCATCTACGACCTGGCGATCGGCGGCGGATTCCCGGACGCCTTCGGTGGTGGCCCCAACGCGGACACGGTCTCCGGCGGCAAGCTGGTCATCGACTCGGTGGCCGTGTACAACAAGGGGCCCGGCTCCGGGGGCGGCGGCGGTTCGGTGACCGGCCAGACGATCACCGGTCCGGGCGGCAAGTGCGTGGACGTGGCGGGCGACGACACCGGCGGCGACGGCACCGCGGTCCAGCTGTGGGACTGCCAGTCGGCGGCCAAGGACCAGCACTGGACCTGGAGCGGCCAGACCCTGCAGACCCTCGGCAAGTGCCTGGACATCGCCGGCGGCAACAGCGCCGCGGGTACGCAGTTGCAGCTCGCCACGTGCAACAGCGGCGGCTACCAGAGCTGGGTGCGGCAGCCCGACGGCACGCTGCGGAACCCGACCAGCGGCCGGTGCATCGACTCCCCGTCGGACGCCACCGCGAACGGCACCCGGCTGCGGATCTGGGACTGCAACGGCTCCGACGCCCAAAGGTTCGCCATCGGCACCCCGATCTACGGTCCGGGCGGCAAGTGCGTGGACGTGGCGGGCGACGACACCGGCGGCGACGGCACCGCGGTCCAGCTGTGGGACTGCCTGCAGGCGACCTCGCTCGACCAGAAGTGGACCTGGAGCGGCCAGACCCTGCGCACACTGGGCAAGTGCCTGGACATCGCCGGCGGCGTCAACGCGGCAGGCACGAAACTCCAGCTGGCCACGTGCAACGGCGGCGGCTACCAGAACTGGGTCGCCAACACCGACGGCTCGCTGTCCAACCCGACCACGGGCCGGTGCGTCGACTCCCCGTCCGACGCCACCGCGAACGGCACCCGGCTGCAGATCTGGGACTGCAACGGCTCCGCCGCCCAGAAGTTCGCCCTGGCCTGA
- a CDS encoding NAD(P)H-binding protein yields MRTVIAGGHGQIALRLERLLAGRGDEAVGLIRNPAQSEDLVSVGAEPVVLDLEAAAVDEVAKVLRGADAAVFAAGAGPGSGAERKLTVDRDAAVLLADAAELAGVRRFLIVSSRGADAGAANPDPIFTAYLRAKGAADDAIRARGAGLDWTILRPGALTDAAGTGRVNLGADTGRGSIPRDDVAAVLLALLDAPATAGRTLELVAGDITVPEAVRRAGRRD; encoded by the coding sequence ATGCGTACCGTCATCGCGGGTGGACACGGACAGATCGCGCTACGGCTGGAGCGGTTGCTCGCCGGGCGCGGGGACGAGGCGGTCGGGCTGATCCGCAACCCGGCGCAGAGCGAGGACCTGGTGTCGGTGGGCGCTGAGCCCGTCGTGCTGGACCTGGAGGCCGCCGCGGTGGACGAGGTGGCGAAGGTGCTGCGCGGCGCGGACGCGGCGGTCTTCGCGGCGGGGGCGGGGCCCGGCAGCGGCGCCGAGCGCAAGCTGACCGTCGACCGGGACGCGGCGGTGCTGCTCGCGGACGCGGCCGAGCTGGCGGGCGTACGGCGCTTCCTGATCGTCTCCTCCCGGGGCGCCGACGCCGGGGCGGCCAACCCCGACCCGATCTTCACCGCCTACCTGCGGGCCAAGGGCGCGGCCGACGACGCGATCCGGGCCCGCGGCGCGGGCCTGGACTGGACGATCCTGCGCCCGGGTGCCCTCACCGACGCGGCCGGCACCGGCCGCGTCAACCTCGGCGCCGACACCGGCCGCGGCTCGATCCCCCGCGACGACGTGGCCGCCGTCCTGCTCGCCCTCCTCGACGCCCCCGCCACCGCGGGCCGCACCCTTGAACTCGTCGCGGGCGACATCACCGTCCCCGAAGCGGTCCGCCGCGCGGGCCGGCGGGACTGA
- a CDS encoding amidohydrolase family protein, which produces MTDSPRETAAETATLLLCGARLTDGRIVDVRLNGPRIEAVGTAGSLVPAAAAATGTSVDLRGYLLLPAPAEPHAHLDQALTAGGPPTGDAQDVQRRATEAALLQLGHGATAVRSHVRIGDVQGLRALEAVLQARQALRGLVEVQPVALPRLLTGAAGADGLAMLRDALKMGAAAVGGCPDLDPDPSGYTEAVVSLAAEFGVPVDLHTAADDPARLARLAAMAGGLRPGVTLGPCHGLSRLPATAVATTAARLAAAGVSVVALPQGGCCVQDRYGSTPVRALRSAGVRVAAGSGALGDLTNPVGRGDPLEAAFLLASYGECAAPQAYDLVSGEARAVVGLPEVRVEAGFPAELLAVRGETVAGILSLAYSRIVIHRGRVVSRTSAVREYCDSAAGVVLDLPRQSHREE; this is translated from the coding sequence ATGACCGACAGCCCTCGTGAGACCGCCGCGGAGACCGCCACCCTGCTGCTGTGCGGCGCCCGGCTGACCGACGGCCGCATCGTGGACGTCCGGCTGAACGGCCCGCGGATCGAGGCCGTCGGCACCGCCGGCAGCCTCGTCCCGGCCGCCGCGGCGGCCACCGGCACCTCCGTGGACCTGCGGGGCTACCTGCTGCTGCCCGCACCCGCCGAACCGCACGCCCACCTGGACCAGGCGCTGACCGCGGGCGGCCCGCCGACCGGCGACGCGCAGGACGTCCAGCGCCGGGCCACCGAGGCCGCCCTGCTGCAACTCGGCCACGGCGCGACCGCGGTACGCAGCCACGTACGGATCGGCGACGTGCAGGGGCTGCGCGCGCTGGAGGCCGTACTGCAGGCCCGGCAGGCGCTGCGCGGCCTGGTGGAGGTGCAACCGGTCGCGCTGCCGCGACTGCTGACCGGGGCCGCGGGCGCGGACGGGCTGGCGATGCTGCGGGACGCGCTGAAGATGGGCGCCGCGGCGGTCGGCGGCTGCCCGGACCTGGACCCGGATCCGAGCGGATACACGGAGGCGGTGGTGTCGCTGGCCGCCGAGTTCGGGGTCCCGGTCGACCTGCACACCGCCGCCGACGACCCGGCCCGGCTGGCCCGGCTGGCCGCGATGGCCGGCGGCCTGCGGCCCGGCGTCACCCTCGGCCCCTGCCACGGCCTGAGCCGGCTGCCCGCGACGGCCGTCGCCACCACCGCGGCCCGGCTGGCGGCGGCCGGCGTCTCGGTGGTGGCGCTGCCGCAGGGCGGCTGCTGCGTCCAGGACCGGTACGGCTCGACGCCGGTGCGCGCGCTGCGCTCGGCGGGCGTACGGGTGGCCGCGGGCAGCGGCGCGCTCGGCGACCTCACCAACCCGGTAGGCCGCGGCGACCCCCTGGAGGCCGCCTTCCTGCTCGCCTCCTACGGCGAGTGCGCGGCGCCCCAGGCGTACGACCTGGTCAGCGGCGAGGCCCGAGCGGTCGTCGGACTGCCCGAGGTCCGGGTCGAGGCGGGCTTCCCCGCCGAACTCCTCGCGGTACGCGGCGAGACCGTCGCCGGCATCCTCTCCCTGGCCTACAGCCGGATCGTGATCCACCGCGGCCGGGTGGTGTCCAGGACCAGCGCGGTACGCGAGTACTGCGACTCGGCGGCCGGGGTGGTACTCGACCTGCCACGGCAGTCTCACCGGGAGGAGTAG
- the rpmG gene encoding 50S ribosomal protein L33 yields MAATDVRPKITLACVECKERNYITKKNRRNDPDRLEMKKHCPRCNAHTAHRETR; encoded by the coding sequence GTGGCCGCCACCGACGTCCGCCCGAAGATCACGCTGGCCTGCGTGGAGTGCAAGGAGCGGAACTACATCACCAAGAAGAACCGGCGCAACGACCCGGACCGTCTTGAGATGAAGAAGCACTGCCCGCGTTGCAACGCGCACACCGCGCACCGCGAGACGCGCTGA
- a CDS encoding MaoC family dehydratase, with the protein MAAAIAYGDVEVGTELPSRAFPVTRATLVQYAGASGDFNPIHWNEKFAREVGLPDVIAHGMFTMASAVRVVTDWVGDPGAVVEYGVRFTRPVVVPNDDQGATVEVAAKVAALLDDNRVRVDVTATSAGQKVLGVARAVVQLA; encoded by the coding sequence ATGGCCGCGGCGATCGCTTACGGGGACGTGGAGGTCGGCACCGAACTGCCGTCGCGCGCCTTCCCGGTCACCCGGGCCACGCTCGTGCAGTACGCGGGTGCCTCCGGTGACTTCAACCCCATCCACTGGAACGAGAAGTTCGCCCGCGAGGTCGGCCTGCCCGACGTGATCGCCCACGGCATGTTCACCATGGCCTCCGCGGTCCGGGTCGTCACCGACTGGGTGGGCGACCCGGGCGCCGTCGTCGAGTACGGCGTCCGCTTCACCCGGCCGGTCGTCGTCCCCAACGACGACCAGGGCGCCACCGTCGAGGTCGCCGCCAAGGTCGCCGCACTTCTCGACGACAACCGCGTCCGGGTCGACGTCACCGCCACCAGCGCCGGCCAGAAGGTCCTCGGCGTCGCCCGCGCGGTCGTCCAACTGGCCTGA
- a CDS encoding TetR/AcrR family transcriptional regulator, with protein sequence MVRMSAQDRRQSVIRAAMSEFAHGGYKGTSTEAIARRVGVSQPYLFRLFPNKQAIFLAAAEYCMDTTREALTAAADKVPAEERLEAMGRAYQELIHDDPERLLMQMQTYVAVASSEAAGDPGFGEAVRERWQALWDAVHLELGADVDETTEFLAYGMLINTLVSLGFPADHRNWEGFYVAARP encoded by the coding sequence ATGGTCAGGATGAGCGCACAGGACCGGCGTCAGAGCGTCATCCGCGCGGCGATGAGCGAGTTCGCCCACGGCGGGTACAAGGGCACCTCCACGGAGGCCATCGCCCGCCGGGTGGGCGTCTCGCAGCCGTACTTGTTCCGGCTCTTCCCCAACAAGCAGGCCATCTTCCTGGCCGCCGCCGAGTACTGCATGGACACCACCCGCGAGGCCCTCACCGCCGCCGCCGACAAAGTGCCGGCGGAGGAGCGGCTGGAGGCGATGGGGCGGGCGTACCAGGAGCTGATCCACGACGACCCGGAGCGGCTGCTCATGCAGATGCAGACGTACGTCGCGGTGGCCTCCTCCGAGGCGGCCGGGGACCCGGGGTTCGGCGAGGCGGTACGGGAACGGTGGCAGGCGCTGTGGGACGCCGTGCACCTGGAGCTGGGCGCGGACGTGGACGAGACCACGGAATTCCTGGCCTATGGAATGCTTATCAACACGCTGGTGTCGCTCGGTTTTCCGGCCGACCACCGCAACTGGGAGGGCTTCTACGTGGCGGCCAGGCCCTAG
- a CDS encoding DHA2 family efflux MFS transporter permease subunit: protein MNRQAVERPASAAWALVITSVAGFMAALDNLVVTTALPSIRKDLGGALSDLEWTVNAYTLTFAVLLMFGAALGDRFGRRRLFVAGIALFTVASAAAALAPGIDALIAARAVQGVGAAVMMPLTLTLLTAAVPAERRGMAYGIWGAVNGLAVASGPLIGGGLTEHISWHWIFWLNVPIGILLIPLARLRLRESYAPDARLDGRGTVLVSLGLFGVVYALVSATSHGWTSGRVLGGLIGGALLVALFVRHGLTADKPMLPMRMFRNRGFAAINAASLLMFVGMFGSIFLLSQFLQNVIGYGPTEAGLRMLPWTGMPMIVAPIAGYLSDRIGGRSVAATGLALQAVGLGWFALIISTDVSYAAQLPALIISGTGMALFIAPATNLLMSSVRGAEQGIASGTNNALREIGGALGIAALGSIFAARGGYGSGSLFVDGLVPALWVGAGILVAGVVAAVLYPRGRAGDGGGAGAGAGAGDEAAVGVRVGA from the coding sequence ATGAACAGGCAAGCCGTAGAACGACCGGCGAGCGCGGCCTGGGCACTGGTCATCACCAGCGTGGCCGGGTTCATGGCCGCGCTGGACAACCTCGTCGTCACCACCGCGCTGCCGTCCATCCGCAAGGACCTCGGCGGCGCGCTCTCCGACCTGGAGTGGACGGTCAACGCGTACACGCTGACCTTCGCCGTCCTGCTGATGTTCGGCGCCGCGCTCGGCGACCGGTTCGGCCGCCGCCGGCTCTTCGTGGCCGGAATCGCGCTCTTCACCGTCGCCTCGGCCGCGGCGGCGCTGGCCCCCGGCATCGACGCGCTGATCGCGGCGCGGGCGGTCCAGGGCGTGGGCGCGGCCGTCATGATGCCGCTGACGCTGACGCTGCTCACCGCCGCGGTGCCGGCCGAACGCCGCGGCATGGCGTACGGAATCTGGGGCGCGGTCAACGGCCTGGCGGTGGCCAGCGGCCCGCTCATCGGCGGCGGGCTGACCGAGCACATCTCCTGGCACTGGATCTTCTGGTTGAACGTGCCGATCGGCATACTCCTCATCCCGCTGGCCCGGCTGCGGCTGCGCGAGTCCTACGCGCCGGACGCCCGGCTGGACGGGCGCGGCACGGTACTGGTCAGCCTCGGCCTGTTCGGCGTCGTCTACGCGCTGGTCAGCGCGACCTCGCACGGCTGGACCAGCGGGCGGGTGCTCGGCGGGCTGATCGGCGGCGCGCTGCTGGTGGCGCTGTTCGTCCGGCACGGGCTGACCGCGGACAAGCCGATGCTGCCGATGCGGATGTTCAGGAACCGCGGGTTCGCGGCCATCAACGCGGCGAGCCTGCTGATGTTCGTCGGCATGTTCGGCTCGATCTTCCTGCTCAGCCAGTTCCTGCAGAACGTGATCGGCTACGGGCCCACCGAGGCGGGGCTGCGGATGCTGCCGTGGACCGGAATGCCGATGATCGTGGCGCCCATCGCGGGGTACCTGTCCGACCGGATCGGGGGGCGGTCGGTGGCGGCGACCGGGCTGGCGCTGCAGGCGGTCGGGCTGGGCTGGTTCGCGCTGATCATCTCGACGGACGTGTCGTACGCGGCGCAGCTGCCGGCGCTGATCATCAGCGGGACGGGGATGGCGCTGTTCATCGCGCCGGCGACGAATCTGCTGATGTCGTCGGTGCGGGGGGCCGAGCAGGGGATCGCCTCCGGTACGAACAACGCGTTGCGGGAGATCGGTGGGGCGCTGGGGATCGCGGCGCTCGGGTCGATCTTCGCGGCGCGCGGTGGGTACGGGTCGGGGTCGCTGTTCGTGGACGGGCTGGTGCCGGCGCTGTGGGTCGGGGCGGGGATTTTGGTGGCGGGGGTGGTGGCGGCGGTGCTGTACCCGCGGGGGCGTGCGGGGGATGGTGGCGGGGCTGGGGCTGGGGCTGGGGCTGGGGACGAGGCGGCGGTGGGGGTGCGGGTGGGGGCGTGA